A region of Thermovibrio ammonificans HB-1 DNA encodes the following proteins:
- the rpsR gene encoding 30S ribosomal protein S18, which yields MSNGLPQRRFVRRRKYCKFCAEKIERIDYKNVELLKSFISERGRIIPRRISGVCSKHQRQLARAVKRARHLALLPFVKMD from the coding sequence TTTGTTAGGAGGAGGAAATACTGTAAGTTCTGTGCTGAGAAGATAGAGAGGATTGACTATAAAAACGTTGAGCTTCTCAAGTCCTTCATCTCCGAGAGGGGTAGGATAATCCCCAGGAGGATTTCCGGCGTCTGCTCCAAGCACCAGAGGCAGCTTGCAAGGGCCGTAAAGAGGGCAAGGCACCTTGCTCTCCTTCCATTTGTTAAGATGGACTAA